One genomic segment of Geitlerinema sp. PCC 9228 includes these proteins:
- a CDS encoding effector-associated domain EAD1-containing protein gives MEWDGQRKKQFREALCQVYPDPGDLEIFVEEDFGESLAEITTENNLRKIAFQVIKWAERQGRLDELLEIFCQENANNPIIAELQGDRFIDEESSQPKIPSKDWKRLFSCFLDDDPLVKACKGAFQYCFQRPLEEIYPDCPPLNQIDTIQQLLEKYDNPQIAIALANRTYQLIQRNCEGKKRDGDLENIRGWRDRVAQQHNISPDFGIENNSVYGYLLVAIAPKASHFLIFPELHLTNGQIIPIDTYKGVKCQFDKVPNYLSEIIKEAEEKLGHYQGIGSVTLEIFLPWQYLDRRIHEWPVTDELEDRCNLSEHRAFIVRSLDRATIPSLKNQLEEAWRIWKNWFPKNQIVGNFHEFDCSNCTIYFDYRQKPGIKFGNGLPDKVEERQKIFKKLIKSCIPFAFWTYAKFDWHYTIQALNALLAAGNLQDFRELAIEIMQKRNAAPNTPILELGMLCDCPERMPTLPDAKSSPLRGPS, from the coding sequence ATGGAATGGGACGGACAAAGAAAAAAGCAATTTCGCGAGGCATTATGTCAAGTTTATCCTGACCCAGGCGATCTAGAGATATTTGTTGAAGAGGATTTTGGGGAATCTCTGGCGGAAATTACTACAGAAAACAATCTCCGGAAAATTGCTTTTCAAGTAATAAAGTGGGCAGAACGTCAAGGACGTTTGGATGAGCTTTTGGAAATCTTTTGTCAAGAAAATGCCAACAATCCCATTATTGCTGAGTTACAGGGCGATCGCTTTATTGATGAAGAAAGTTCCCAACCCAAAATTCCATCAAAAGATTGGAAACGGTTATTTAGCTGTTTTCTAGATGACGACCCGTTGGTCAAAGCCTGTAAAGGAGCTTTTCAATACTGCTTTCAACGCCCTCTAGAGGAAATTTATCCTGACTGCCCTCCCCTCAATCAAATCGATACCATTCAACAATTATTAGAAAAATACGACAATCCCCAAATAGCGATCGCTTTGGCCAATCGCACGTATCAATTGATTCAACGAAATTGCGAAGGGAAAAAACGGGATGGAGATTTAGAAAACATACGAGGTTGGCGCGATCGCGTGGCGCAACAGCACAATATTTCCCCAGATTTTGGTATTGAAAATAACTCCGTGTATGGCTATTTGCTCGTAGCCATTGCCCCGAAAGCCAGTCACTTTCTGATTTTTCCAGAATTGCATTTAACCAACGGTCAAATTATTCCAATCGATACTTATAAAGGAGTTAAATGTCAATTCGATAAAGTTCCCAACTATTTATCGGAGATTATCAAAGAGGCAGAGGAAAAATTGGGACATTATCAAGGGATTGGTTCTGTCACCCTGGAAATCTTTTTACCCTGGCAATACTTGGATCGGCGGATTCACGAATGGCCGGTAACCGATGAATTGGAAGATCGATGCAACCTCAGCGAACATCGAGCTTTTATCGTGCGATCGCTAGACCGAGCTACAATTCCCAGTTTGAAAAATCAATTGGAAGAAGCTTGGAGAATTTGGAAAAACTGGTTTCCAAAGAACCAAATTGTTGGGAACTTCCATGAATTCGATTGCTCGAATTGTACGATTTACTTCGATTATCGCCAAAAACCGGGCATCAAATTTGGTAATGGACTGCCAGACAAGGTAGAAGAACGTCAAAAAATCTTTAAAAAACTGATTAAATCGTGCATTCCATTCGCCTTTTGGACTTATGCAAAATTTGATTGGCACTATACGATTCAAGCTTTGAACGCCCTTCTGGCTGCTGGAAATTTGCAGGATTTTCGGGAACTCGCGATCGAGATTATGCAAAAACGTAATGCTGCGCCCAACACACCCATACTTGAGTTGGGCATGTTGTGTGATTGTCCGGAACGCATGCCAACGCTACCGGATGCCAAATCCTCACCGTTGCGCGGTCCTTCGTAA
- a CDS encoding AAA family ATPase has translation MSDWKRFLGNCGDSPNPLQSIPEPPPWRTFLPHDKIDDNADRDRWQQLQQDQRTVERGRSFHIEASEIVDAVNAALYLRRPLLVTGSPGSGKTSLAYAIAYELQLGPVLVWPITARSTLKDAQYRYDAIARLQDAQLDREKLERLRNQSFRSQNVEDLQEEGRLGDYIQLGPVGTAFLPSHYPRVLLIDEIDKSDLNLPNDLLNLFEEGEFSIPELQRRQRKEPRVDVQTEDNIKATVENGRIQCCEFPIVVMTSNGERDFPPAFLRRCLRLRMPDPTEESLKAIVKSHFPEYDGDNWQHVEEQVDSLINEFLDNGNKSDRATDQLLNAIYFITREAKPNDDTEWKQLRNILFKRLSQEQS, from the coding sequence ATGTCAGATTGGAAACGATTTTTGGGAAACTGTGGCGACTCTCCCAACCCTTTACAATCCATCCCCGAACCGCCGCCTTGGCGGACATTTTTGCCACACGATAAGATTGACGATAATGCCGATCGCGATCGCTGGCAGCAGTTACAGCAAGACCAGCGTACTGTGGAACGGGGTCGTAGCTTTCACATTGAAGCTTCGGAAATTGTGGATGCAGTGAATGCGGCACTTTACCTGCGTCGTCCACTTTTGGTAACTGGAAGTCCCGGTTCTGGCAAAACTTCCCTCGCCTATGCTATTGCCTACGAACTACAATTGGGTCCAGTTTTGGTTTGGCCTATCACAGCGCGTTCTACCCTCAAAGATGCCCAGTATCGCTACGATGCCATTGCCCGCTTGCAAGACGCACAGCTAGACCGCGAAAAGCTGGAACGCCTGCGAAACCAATCATTTCGTTCCCAAAATGTAGAAGACTTGCAAGAAGAAGGTCGCCTGGGAGATTACATTCAACTTGGTCCTGTGGGAACTGCCTTTTTGCCTTCCCACTATCCGCGCGTCCTGTTAATCGATGAAATTGATAAAAGCGACCTCAACTTGCCCAACGATTTGCTGAATTTGTTTGAAGAGGGCGAGTTTTCCATTCCCGAACTGCAGCGGCGACAGCGGAAAGAACCTCGGGTAGACGTACAGACAGAAGACAACATCAAAGCCACGGTAGAAAACGGACGCATTCAGTGCTGCGAGTTTCCCATTGTGGTGATGACCAGCAACGGCGAACGGGACTTTCCGCCAGCTTTTTTGCGGCGTTGCTTGCGGTTGCGTATGCCCGATCCTACTGAAGAATCTTTAAAAGCAATTGTGAAATCCCATTTCCCGGAGTACGATGGCGACAACTGGCAACACGTAGAAGAGCAAGTTGATAGCCTCATCAACGAGTTTCTCGATAATGGCAATAAAAGCGACCGGGCAACCGACCAATTGCTCAATGCCATTTATTTTATAACGCGGGAAGCCAAGCCAAATGATGATACTGAATGGAAACAACTGCGAAATATTTTGTTTAAACGGTTGAGCCAGGAGCAATCCTAA
- a CDS encoding formylglycine-generating enzyme family protein has protein sequence MNVDRLIAALRETEHLDATAISEALWLATQMQGGDAIPGSFSEPEERATTEESPVETPAETEPEILPPKLISEATAEVATPSVTDTSSILPTEALPIWIADPPLLDNSLAVIRALRPLLQQISSGISDEVNEAATVDRIVENNIWLPVLEPNREPWFDVVLIIDRNASMNLWQRLVDDLQLTLKRYRAFRNLQVFNIDADTDTIRLHPHPQGLLRSPRELLSPDGRRLVIVLSDCVADYWWNGSMLSVLSEWGTTMPTVVWQMLPEWMWERTALGMGEYVALRNRTPGAANGQLEWETLLLSDPEDGEDKKNRVAVPVVTSDVGDLQAWSQVLAGNHQQVCGGFLLPARGNNSSEDTTDAGNDASQQIQQFRMLSSPEARQLAVLLAASPVITLPVMRLIRASMLPATSLLPVAEVFLSGLLRKLPGQPPETDPELVQYEFVSGVRENLLDMLPPVDAVEVINAISFYVSRQLGYASLQQFKAWLLSPESEGQEKAAGMKSFAKVTAKVLKRLGGEYARVAERLDPEAGEASGEETGKTPQLYTRQFQTATVNVVRTFEFETATVEVLGNDIQIHRHRQQAWFFSEPLGNNIDLEMVYIPPGTFLMGAPESEGGSDDDERPQHQVSVPAFFLNKYPVTQAQWRAVANLPKYERDPSTRLRASLNPNPSEFSGDNRPVENVSWYDAVEFCQRLSQHTGRKYRLPNEAEWEYACRAGTQTPFYFGETITTDLANYDGNYVYGRGKTGEHCQETTDVGSFPANGFGLFDMHGNVLEWCADDWHDNYEGAPTDGSAWIDSEEKKETEKLLRGGSWLIFPRYCRSAIRVRNHPVYSDHDHGFRVACAAARTL, from the coding sequence ATGAATGTGGATCGGTTGATTGCCGCTCTCAGGGAAACGGAACATCTCGATGCGACTGCAATTTCAGAAGCATTGTGGTTGGCAACGCAAATGCAAGGAGGCGATGCCATCCCCGGGTCGTTTTCAGAACCCGAGGAACGGGCAACCACCGAAGAATCGCCTGTCGAAACGCCAGCAGAAACAGAACCAGAAATTCTACCACCCAAATTAATCTCAGAAGCTACTGCAGAAGTGGCAACACCTTCAGTTACCGACACATCCAGTATTTTGCCAACCGAAGCGCTACCAATTTGGATTGCCGATCCTCCCTTGCTGGATAACTCGCTGGCCGTTATTCGCGCGTTGCGACCTCTATTGCAGCAAATTTCATCTGGCATTTCCGACGAAGTCAACGAAGCTGCAACAGTCGATCGCATTGTGGAAAATAATATTTGGCTGCCGGTTCTGGAACCGAATCGCGAACCTTGGTTTGATGTGGTTTTGATAATCGATCGCAATGCCTCTATGAACCTGTGGCAGCGGCTGGTGGACGACTTACAACTGACATTAAAACGATACCGAGCCTTTCGCAACCTGCAAGTTTTTAACATCGATGCCGATACCGATACCATTCGCCTGCATCCCCATCCCCAAGGGTTGTTGCGCAGTCCGCGAGAACTTTTGTCTCCCGATGGTCGCCGTTTGGTTATTGTTTTGAGCGATTGCGTTGCCGACTACTGGTGGAACGGATCGATGCTGTCAGTTTTGTCGGAGTGGGGAACAACCATGCCGACGGTGGTGTGGCAAATGCTGCCGGAGTGGATGTGGGAGCGAACGGCGTTGGGAATGGGAGAGTACGTGGCTTTGCGAAATCGCACCCCAGGGGCAGCAAACGGGCAACTAGAGTGGGAAACATTGTTGCTATCCGATCCTGAAGATGGGGAAGATAAGAAGAATCGCGTAGCCGTACCAGTGGTAACTTCTGACGTTGGCGACTTGCAGGCGTGGAGTCAGGTTTTGGCAGGGAATCACCAGCAGGTATGCGGTGGGTTTCTGTTGCCTGCGAGGGGCAACAATTCCTCGGAAGACACGACCGATGCTGGCAATGATGCTTCCCAACAAATTCAACAGTTTCGGATGCTTTCTTCGCCAGAAGCCAGACAGTTGGCGGTACTGTTGGCGGCTTCTCCGGTCATTACGCTACCGGTGATGCGTTTGATTCGTGCTTCCATGCTGCCGGCTACCTCGCTGCTGCCAGTGGCGGAAGTCTTTTTAAGCGGACTGTTGCGGAAACTGCCGGGGCAACCGCCAGAAACCGATCCCGAATTGGTCCAATACGAGTTTGTTTCTGGCGTTCGGGAAAACTTACTGGATATGCTGCCGCCGGTGGATGCTGTGGAGGTCATCAATGCGATTTCGTTCTACGTTTCGCGGCAGTTGGGCTATGCTTCGCTGCAGCAATTTAAAGCCTGGTTGCTGTCGCCGGAAAGCGAAGGTCAGGAAAAGGCAGCCGGCATGAAGTCGTTTGCCAAGGTGACGGCAAAGGTATTGAAACGTCTGGGGGGAGAGTATGCCCGTGTGGCAGAGAGGTTAGACCCCGAAGCAGGGGAAGCAAGCGGGGAAGAGACTGGCAAGACACCGCAACTGTATACCCGGCAGTTTCAAACGGCTACGGTAAACGTGGTTCGCACCTTTGAATTTGAAACGGCAACTGTGGAGGTTTTGGGAAACGATATCCAAATTCACCGCCATCGCCAGCAAGCATGGTTTTTTAGCGAACCTCTGGGTAACAATATAGACCTGGAAATGGTTTATATTCCCCCGGGAACGTTTCTCATGGGAGCGCCAGAATCGGAGGGAGGAAGCGATGACGACGAACGACCCCAGCACCAAGTGAGCGTACCAGCTTTTTTTCTAAACAAATACCCGGTGACTCAAGCGCAATGGCGCGCTGTTGCCAACCTTCCGAAATACGAACGCGACCCTTCGACAAGGCTCAGGGCAAGCCTCAATCCCAATCCATCTGAATTTTCAGGGGATAACCGACCTGTAGAAAATGTATCTTGGTATGATGCTGTAGAATTTTGCCAGCGATTGTCCCAGCACACTGGCAGAAAGTACCGACTTCCCAACGAAGCCGAGTGGGAATATGCCTGTCGTGCCGGTACGCAAACGCCCTTTTATTTTGGCGAAACCATTACCACCGACCTAGCCAATTACGATGGTAATTATGTTTACGGTCGAGGCAAAACAGGAGAACATTGCCAAGAAACTACAGATGTAGGCAGCTTTCCTGCCAATGGATTTGGACTTTTTGACATGCATGGGAATGTTTTGGAATGGTGTGCCGACGATTGGCATGACAATTACGAAGGGGCACCAACTGATGGCAGTGCTTGGATAGATAGTGAAGAGAAAAAAGAAACTGAAAAGCTCTTGCGCGGTGGTTCTTGGCTCATCTTCCCGCGCTACTGCCGTTCTGCAATTCGCGTCAGGAATCATCCCGTCTACTCCGACCACGACCACGGGTTTCGCGTAGCGTGCGCCGCGGCGAGAACGCTCTAA
- a CDS encoding formylglycine-generating enzyme family protein has product MQTPTTKNSPSEYRVFIGYRYAQAQCFAEDLGNGVQLEMTLIPAGEFLMGSPEDEPEPQDEESPQHRVSVPQFFLGTYPVTQAQWRALANLPKYERDPSTRLRASLNPNPSRFSGDNRPVERVSWYDAVEFCQRLSHYTGRDYRLPSEAEWEYACRAGTQTPFSFGETITTELANYDGTYVYGRGKKGEYRAETTDVGNFPANNFGLFDMHGNVWEWCTDDWHKNYEGAPTNSSAWLDSKNRTETEKLLRGGSWNVNPLYCRSAVRLRNRPDYSVDVIGFRVACDVARTF; this is encoded by the coding sequence GTGCAAACACCAACCACTAAGAATTCCCCCTCCGAATATCGCGTTTTCATCGGCTACCGTTACGCTCAGGCACAATGCTTTGCTGAAGATTTGGGAAATGGCGTGCAACTGGAAATGACGCTGATTCCAGCCGGCGAATTTCTCATGGGATCTCCTGAAGACGAACCGGAACCACAAGACGAGGAATCGCCGCAGCATCGCGTGTCCGTACCGCAGTTTTTTCTAGGTACTTATCCAGTTACCCAAGCGCAATGGAGGGCTTTAGCCAATCTTCCTAAATATGAACGCGACCCTTCGACAAGGCTCAGGGCAAGCCTTAACCCCAACCCATCCCGTTTTTCAGGGGATAACCGACCTGTGGAACGAGTATCTTGGTATGATGCTGTGGAATTTTGCCAGCGTTTGTCCCACTATACTGGTAGAGACTACCGACTTCCCAGCGAAGCCGAATGGGAATATGCCTGTCGCGCGGGTACGCAAACGCCTTTTTCTTTTGGCGAAACCATTACCACCGAGCTAGCCAATTACGATGGTACGTATGTTTACGGTCGAGGCAAAAAAGGAGAATATCGAGCAGAAACCACAGATGTAGGCAACTTTCCTGCTAATAACTTTGGACTGTTTGACATGCATGGCAACGTTTGGGAATGGTGTACCGACGATTGGCACAAAAATTACGAAGGCGCACCAACAAATAGCAGTGCTTGGCTCGATAGTAAAAATAGAACAGAAACTGAAAAGCTCCTGCGTGGTGGTTCTTGGAACGTCAACCCGCTCTACTGCCGTTCTGCTGTTCGCCTCAGGAATCGTCCCGACTACTCCGTCGATGTCATCGGGTTTCGCGTTGCGTGTGACGTGGCGAGGACTTTCTAA